A window from Dermacentor albipictus isolate Rhodes 1998 colony chromosome 10, USDA_Dalb.pri_finalv2, whole genome shotgun sequence encodes these proteins:
- the LOC135917882 gene encoding venom metalloproteinase antarease TserMP_A-like: MGLRAAQAAFAACCLVLVASAPRDSVYYIPVFDTETIVYPVLQEVDDSAVLLQIMDGYELMLHQESVLPPRLLIRTFKDGKPVDSILRTTRIGKNIFSDEHGAASVMIRRNRDNNRTTVEGILDTDLRIIPMNDKDNVNAHKVFRVKDKSTHVLDSILTNNATLADDIQTNEVTKADLTNRTLRVRPEVVIISDSVHNSNFKTRGDLIRYVGIFINAVNLRYATATGIDIRMRLTAIIISTPDQETYIKYAGNYVNADQTIAALTLRLASGYIPGNYDMAYLLTGRDIAQVTPSNSLHIAVAGVAYIGGACTVQRTGLGEDIPGTYDGVQVATHEMAHLMGCVHDGDPPPDYLSDSPGATDCPWDDGFIMSYKDGGLNKYMFSQCCVNQIMHLLRRGSHNCLLEEFNYPLRLDKRLPGEQLHPIDYCRIRFPEIPYVWTDGNPADLLQCKIRCSYPVNPYTGLYVFRQANALDGTTCAEGKKCINGVCQ; this comes from the exons ATGGGTCTTCGAGCGGCGCAGGCCGCTTTCGCCGCCTGCTGCCTGGTACTGGTGGCGTCCGCACCAAGAG ACTCAGTCTACTACATCCCAGTCTTCGACACCGAGACCATAGTTTACCCCGTGCTGCAAGAAGTCGATGACAGTGCAGTGCTTCTCCAAATTATGGACGGCTACGAACTGATGCTCCATCAAGAGTCCGTGCTTCCTCCAAGGCTACTGATCAGAACATTCAAGGATGGCAAGCCAGTGGACTCAATT CTGCGGACCACGAGGATCGGCAAGAACATCTTCTCGGACGAACACGGTGCGGCGAGCGTCATGATCCGGAGGAACCGCGATAACAATCGCACGACCGTG GAAGGAATTCTTGACACCGACCTGCGTATCATTCCGATGAACGATAAAGACAATGTGAATGCACACAAGGTATTCCGTGTCAAAGACAAGTCCACTCACGTATTGGATTCTA ttcttacCAACAACGCCACGCTAGCTGATGACATCCAGACCAATGAAGTCACCAAAGCCGACTTGA CGAACAGAACTCTGAGAGTTCGTCCTGAAGTAGTCATCATATCAGACTCGGTGCACAACAGCAACTTCAAAACACGCGGTGATCTCATCCGTTATGTCGGGATCTTCATTAACGCC GTCAATCTCAGGTACGCAACAGCCACAGGAATCGACATCAGAATGAGGCTAACGGCGATCATTATCAGCACG CCTGATCAAGAAACCTACATCAAGTACGCCGGGAACTACGTCAATGCAGACCAAACCATTGCCGCGCTCACACTAAGGTTGGCTTCGGGCTACATTCCTGGCAACTACGACATGGCATACCTCCTCACAGG GCGAGACATCGCGCAAGTGACACCGTCCAACTCGCTGCACATCGCTGTCGCCG GCGTGGCCTACATCGGAGGTGCTTGCACCGTGCAGAGGACTGGTTTGGGCGAAGACATTCCGGGAACGTACGACGGCGTTCAGGTGGCAACGCACGAAATGGCTCACTT AATGGGATGCGTTCACGACGGTGACCCTCCACCGGACTACCTTTCCGACTCGCCTGGAGCAACCGACTGCCCTTGGGACGATGGCTTCATCATGAGCTACAAGGACGGAGGCCTGAACAAGTACATGTTCTCGCAGTGCTGCGTCAACCAGATTATGCATTTGCTAAG acGTGGAAGTCATAACTGCCTTCTGGAAGAGTTCAACTATCCGCTAAGACTAGACAAGCGTCTCCCAGGAGAGCAGTTGCACCCAATCGACTACTGCCGGATACGATTCCCTGAGATACCCTACGTGTGGACGGACGGA AACCCGGCGGACTTGCTGCAATGCAAGATACGTTGCAGCTACCCTGTAAATCCATATACGGGTCTCTACGTGTTCAGGCAAGCGAACGCTCTGGACGGTACGACATGCGCAGAGGGCAAG AAATGCATCAACGGTGTATGTCAATGA